A window of Chloracidobacterium sp. N contains these coding sequences:
- a CDS encoding PP2C family protein-serine/threonine phosphatase, giving the protein MAALLSAPSKSATMPPTAVGKDQALVWTSWATLLALVVFALCSGQVYAPPVARLTEPEALTRAERLLERLRPADLSGVPLAAYQRAGQCQRHPVDLARWEFAFLAPDRSHLYRLTLNATGDFRYFAVYRRRPAVEAAAAFNEAAVRQQSEVWRDFLRAEAGITPVPVTEAPPPVRESPFPGSVRDILRRWKTDHAQWAFVEVSFDQQGLQSLGVTPAETPRPTGGSVWGGVLVIGFLALVFWLPWLLVFVRGIARREMGSLTTLVTSGVLATLLMLWLTTLLGVTLVTHFAWLNPSISEEGFVVLLSDAGYRWVIFFITLLVAAGVSLGALGVGLVSLAVTESYDWKRQRQLLGDVYRLTRRGGLTPLQMLRLSVGSVALASWVLALETGVQWITGQPLLPWHEFAVWSQSLAIGRWPGWKIIGECLADVWLMTIWLLPLVAFARDRLQDRSTGLAVGVLLGLMGLPFVIGDWAMALGYALLVTGLVWALLNYGWLAVVFGQLLVGGLFPLLWGLRFPNGFEPAFLLGGMLIILPLGFLIGFRRPARRLRKETFDLAPRYIRDRLRLERWREDREVRWLIHCNLLPPSGFRDERQRVLAEYAHLPEQGQEWFIVLPLGPERIGVGIGEVSGQELQASLLVAIVLAAIRSKAAHYADCPAQVIERLNDFLSPRLRAIGSQVRLLYGIADFRTGEFIYCNAGYVAPVVLRPRAGEKPSPSSLTGARNSALDGRTDLRFTENRVCLERGSRVVLMSDWLAEVQGLESDAPDLASRYETLLASLDEPPEGNLPRAVIDYARERLQPPPGESFAKSPAETEITVVCLTF; this is encoded by the coding sequence ATGGCTGCCCTGCTTTCTGCGCCCTCAAAATCAGCCACAATGCCGCCAACCGCCGTTGGGAAGGACCAGGCGTTGGTGTGGACGAGCTGGGCGACCCTGTTGGCGCTCGTGGTGTTTGCCCTGTGCAGTGGGCAGGTCTATGCGCCTCCCGTGGCGCGCCTGACAGAGCCGGAAGCACTGACCCGCGCCGAACGTCTGCTGGAGCGTCTGCGCCCAGCCGACCTCTCCGGTGTGCCGCTGGCGGCGTACCAGAGAGCCGGGCAGTGTCAACGGCATCCGGTTGATTTGGCCCGGTGGGAGTTTGCTTTTCTGGCGCCGGACAGGAGCCACCTGTACCGCCTGACGCTGAATGCCACCGGCGACTTCCGGTACTTCGCTGTTTATCGGCGTCGCCCGGCAGTGGAAGCCGCCGCCGCGTTCAATGAGGCTGCCGTACGTCAGCAGTCCGAAGTCTGGCGGGACTTTCTCAGAGCGGAAGCCGGAATCACCCCGGTGCCTGTGACCGAAGCGCCACCGCCCGTCCGGGAAAGTCCCTTTCCAGGTTCGGTCCGGGACATCCTGCGGCGTTGGAAAACCGATCATGCGCAGTGGGCCTTTGTGGAAGTCAGCTTCGACCAGCAGGGGCTTCAATCCCTGGGGGTGACACCGGCGGAGACACCACGCCCTACCGGAGGCAGCGTTTGGGGTGGTGTCCTTGTCATCGGGTTTCTCGCGCTGGTTTTCTGGCTTCCCTGGCTCCTGGTGTTTGTGCGTGGGATTGCCCGCCGTGAAATGGGATCGCTCACCACGCTCGTTACAAGCGGGGTCCTGGCGACGCTGCTGATGCTTTGGCTCACAACGCTTCTGGGGGTTACATTGGTCACACACTTTGCCTGGCTGAACCCGTCCATCTCGGAGGAGGGATTTGTTGTCCTGCTGTCAGATGCCGGCTATCGGTGGGTGATCTTTTTCATCACTTTGCTGGTGGCGGCGGGCGTGTCGCTGGGGGCGCTGGGTGTGGGGCTGGTTTCTCTGGCCGTGACGGAGTCTTACGACTGGAAGCGCCAGCGGCAGTTGCTGGGCGATGTGTATCGCCTGACGCGCCGGGGCGGCCTGACGCCCTTGCAAATGCTGCGGCTCAGTGTGGGGAGCGTCGCGCTGGCATCGTGGGTGCTGGCGCTGGAAACCGGCGTCCAGTGGATAACCGGGCAGCCTCTCCTTCCCTGGCATGAGTTTGCTGTCTGGTCGCAAAGTCTGGCTATCGGGCGGTGGCCGGGTTGGAAAATCATCGGCGAATGCCTGGCCGACGTATGGCTGATGACCATCTGGCTGCTGCCCCTGGTGGCCTTTGCCCGCGACCGCCTTCAGGATCGTTCCACGGGACTGGCGGTTGGAGTGCTGTTGGGCTTGATGGGTTTGCCCTTCGTCATCGGCGACTGGGCCATGGCCTTAGGCTATGCCCTGCTGGTCACGGGACTGGTCTGGGCGCTGCTGAACTATGGCTGGCTGGCCGTTGTGTTTGGCCAGCTTCTGGTAGGCGGGCTGTTTCCTCTGCTGTGGGGGCTGCGGTTTCCAAATGGTTTCGAGCCGGCGTTTCTGCTGGGTGGGATGCTCATCATCCTGCCGCTTGGGTTCCTCATCGGGTTTCGCCGGCCGGCGCGCCGCCTGCGAAAAGAGACTTTCGATCTCGCCCCTCGGTACATCCGCGATCGCCTCCGCCTCGAACGCTGGCGCGAAGACCGCGAAGTGCGGTGGCTGATTCACTGCAACCTGCTGCCGCCCTCCGGTTTTCGGGATGAGCGGCAGCGCGTCCTTGCCGAGTACGCCCACCTGCCCGAACAGGGCCAGGAGTGGTTTATCGTGCTGCCGTTGGGTCCGGAGCGGATTGGCGTGGGGATTGGGGAAGTGAGCGGACAGGAACTCCAGGCTTCCCTGCTGGTGGCGATTGTACTGGCGGCCATCCGGTCCAAGGCGGCCCACTATGCAGACTGTCCAGCGCAGGTCATCGAGCGCCTCAATGACTTTTTATCCCCCCGCTTGCGGGCGATTGGTTCGCAGGTCCGGCTGCTGTACGGTATCGCCGATTTCCGCACGGGTGAGTTTATCTACTGTAATGCCGGCTATGTTGCGCCGGTGGTGCTGCGACCGCGTGCGGGGGAAAAGCCGTCGCCCTCCAGCCTGACGGGGGCGCGGAACAGTGCGCTGGACGGCCGCACGGACCTGCGGTTTACCGAAAATCGGGTGTGTCTCGAACGGGGGAGCCGGGTAGTGCTGATGAGTGACTGGCTGGCTGAAGTTCAGGGGCTGGAGTCTGATGCGCCCGACCTTGCCTCACGCTACGAAACCCTGTTGGCGTCTCTGGATGAACCGCCGGAGGGCAACCTGCCACGTGCCGTAATTGACTATGCGCGTGAGCGCCTTCAGCCACCGCCCGGTGAATCGTTTGCCAAGTCCCCGGCTGAGACTGAAATCACCGTCGTCTGCCTCACCTTCTAA
- a CDS encoding acetyl ornithine aminotransferase family protein, with the protein MSAAIPTLTKFPQLITELPGPKARAIVEQDHRYVSPSYTRPYPLVIERGWGAMIQDVDGNVFLDFNAGVAVLATGHAHPEIVAAIAKQAAEFVHIAGADYYYPQLAALAERLQTETPGDFPKRVHFGNSGAEAVECALKVAMYATRRTKFIAFFNSFHGRTMGALSLTSSRAAQRLGFGRAALDVTHIPYANCLRCAYGKTPDTCQVECVKVIEERLFKTTCPKEEVAAVVVEAVQGEGGYVVPPAKFHHELRRLCDEHNIVLIVDEVQSGMGRTGKMFAIEHFGVVPDVLCAAKGIASGLPLSATVARADLMNWHVGAHASTFGGNPVAIAASLKTFELLHNGLLRNAAEMGERMLGGLRLVQAKYADRIADVRGLGLMIGVEFVTDRRSLTPDPELRNRIEQECFRRGLIVLGAGESTIRFSPPLVIDAEQVDCAVEIFSEAIGAALNA; encoded by the coding sequence ATGTCAGCCGCGATTCCAACGCTTACCAAATTCCCGCAGCTCATCACGGAACTGCCCGGCCCGAAGGCCCGGGCCATCGTTGAACAGGACCATCGCTACGTTTCGCCGAGTTATACACGCCCTTACCCGCTGGTCATCGAGCGCGGCTGGGGCGCGATGATTCAGGATGTGGACGGCAATGTGTTTTTGGACTTCAATGCCGGGGTCGCTGTGCTGGCGACGGGCCATGCCCACCCGGAGATTGTGGCCGCGATTGCCAAACAGGCGGCGGAGTTTGTCCACATTGCCGGGGCGGATTACTACTACCCACAACTTGCGGCTCTGGCCGAGCGGCTCCAGACGGAAACGCCGGGGGATTTCCCCAAGCGGGTTCACTTTGGTAACTCCGGCGCAGAGGCCGTCGAATGCGCCCTCAAGGTGGCGATGTATGCCACCCGGCGCACGAAGTTCATCGCCTTTTTCAACAGCTTTCACGGGCGGACGATGGGGGCGCTGTCGCTCACCTCTTCGCGGGCGGCCCAGCGGTTGGGCTTCGGCCGCGCGGCGCTCGATGTCACCCATATCCCCTATGCCAACTGTCTGCGCTGCGCCTACGGCAAAACGCCTGACACCTGCCAGGTGGAATGTGTGAAGGTCATCGAAGAGCGGCTGTTCAAAACCACCTGCCCGAAGGAAGAAGTCGCCGCCGTCGTGGTCGAGGCGGTACAGGGCGAAGGCGGCTACGTCGTTCCCCCGGCCAAGTTTCACCACGAACTGCGCCGGCTGTGCGATGAGCACAACATCGTCCTCATCGTGGATGAGGTTCAGTCCGGCATGGGACGTACCGGGAAGATGTTTGCCATCGAGCACTTTGGGGTTGTCCCGGACGTGCTGTGCGCGGCCAAGGGGATTGCGTCGGGGCTGCCGCTGAGCGCAACCGTGGCGCGGGCTGACCTGATGAACTGGCACGTCGGCGCGCATGCTTCGACCTTTGGCGGCAATCCCGTCGCCATTGCCGCTTCGCTCAAGACCTTTGAACTGCTCCACAACGGCCTGCTCAGGAACGCGGCCGAAATGGGCGAACGCATGCTGGGCGGACTGCGCCTGGTGCAGGCAAAGTATGCCGACCGGATTGCCGACGTGCGCGGATTGGGCCTGATGATTGGCGTCGAGTTTGTCACTGACCGGCGCAGCCTGACGCCTGATCCTGAACTCCGCAACCGCATCGAGCAGGAGTGTTTCCGCCGCGGCCTC
- a CDS encoding radical SAM protein: MSFLDQMTKELLKRYGRLALGKPFAPVFLNILATSVCDMRCVHCFFTEELDDKERKKNQMKTENIVRVSETLGGNLSVLVIAGGEPFTRLDLPDIARAFYENNQLESIYLMSNGQIQKRILPDVERILTECPKLHVTVALGLDGLEADHDRIRQKPGSWARAIDTARQLQKLKKSLARLDVQTCTCVMNSNQDRLFEWYDFLKHDLRPDKINVNYIRPPAARPEELNIDLERYRRLSQMILEDSRSGQAKNVYGGPNGAFKAAVDIYMHELIAKTQEEKKAQLRCFAGTAGGVIYDEGTVSSCENLPPIGNLRDYDWNFSALWYSEAMQMRRARVKDGCFCTHESNCYYPSLAFNPKHLVKIKRLERDIIAARKRVEAVEQQATVATASS, translated from the coding sequence ATGTCTTTCCTCGATCAGATGACCAAAGAACTGCTCAAGCGGTACGGACGCCTTGCCTTGGGCAAGCCGTTTGCCCCGGTTTTCCTCAACATTCTGGCGACGTCCGTCTGTGACATGCGCTGTGTCCACTGCTTTTTCACCGAAGAACTGGATGACAAAGAGCGCAAAAAGAACCAGATGAAAACGGAAAACATCGTCCGGGTCAGCGAGACCCTGGGGGGGAATCTCTCCGTGCTGGTCATTGCCGGCGGCGAACCGTTCACCCGCCTCGACCTGCCGGATATTGCCCGGGCGTTTTACGAAAACAACCAGCTTGAATCCATCTACCTGATGTCCAACGGGCAAATCCAGAAGCGCATTCTGCCCGATGTCGAACGCATCCTGACCGAGTGCCCGAAACTTCACGTCACCGTGGCGCTGGGCCTTGACGGACTCGAAGCCGACCACGACCGGATTCGGCAGAAACCGGGCAGTTGGGCGCGGGCCATTGACACGGCACGGCAGCTCCAGAAACTGAAGAAAAGCCTGGCGCGGCTCGACGTACAGACCTGCACGTGCGTGATGAACTCGAACCAGGACCGGCTGTTCGAGTGGTATGACTTTCTCAAGCACGACCTCCGGCCGGACAAAATCAACGTCAACTACATCCGTCCGCCGGCGGCCCGCCCCGAAGAACTCAACATTGATCTTGAGCGTTACCGGCGGTTGTCCCAGATGATCCTTGAAGATTCGCGCAGCGGACAGGCCAAGAACGTGTACGGCGGGCCGAATGGCGCCTTCAAGGCTGCCGTGGACATCTACATGCACGAACTCATCGCCAAAACCCAGGAAGAGAAAAAAGCCCAGCTCCGGTGTTTTGCCGGTACAGCCGGCGGCGTCATCTACGACGAAGGCACGGTGTCGAGCTGCGAAAACCTGCCGCCCATCGGCAACCTGCGGGATTACGACTGGAATTTTTCGGCCCTGTGGTACTCCGAAGCCATGCAGATGCGGCGCGCGCGGGTCAAGGACGGCTGCTTCTGTACGCACGAAAGCAACTGCTACTACCCATCGCTGGCGTTCAATCCGAAGCACCTGGTCAAGATCAAGCGTCTCGAACGCGACATCATTGCCGCCCGCAAGCGGGTCGAAGCCGTTGAACAGCAGGCAACCGTCGCCACGGCTTCATCCTGA